One bacterium genomic region harbors:
- a CDS encoding methyltransferase domain-containing protein, with translation MPGKYSLNLIKWSLRKAVLPISDDALVLDVGSGSNPHPSADVLLEKFVDITHRYSPLVADRPTVLADACKMPFKAKAFDYVIAFDVLEHINTPELFLNELQRIGKAGYIETPNAVFERLVPYDVHVLEIMDVNGELIIHKKASAKPDVYLNSLDIVKKIPAWNKFFYNNPALFHVRYFWENEIKYKVTNPELNADWINNIAVNQSDVISEEFEANDLRSTGLKLLRKYAKSKKRRKVNLSALLACPECHSDLAEDENYFTCSKCRVRYSRTPIPDFNESEKF, from the coding sequence ATGCCCGGCAAATATTCATTAAATCTTATAAAATGGAGCTTGAGAAAAGCTGTACTGCCTATTTCAGACGATGCGTTGGTTCTGGATGTCGGTTCAGGAAGCAATCCACATCCTTCCGCCGATGTTTTACTGGAAAAATTTGTAGATATTACACACCGATACTCTCCTCTTGTAGCTGACAGACCAACAGTATTAGCTGACGCCTGCAAGATGCCATTCAAAGCTAAAGCTTTCGATTATGTAATAGCTTTCGACGTGCTCGAACATATCAATACACCGGAATTGTTCCTGAACGAACTGCAGAGAATAGGAAAGGCTGGCTACATCGAAACTCCGAATGCAGTCTTTGAAAGATTGGTTCCTTACGATGTACATGTTCTCGAAATTATGGATGTTAACGGCGAGCTGATAATTCATAAAAAAGCTTCAGCCAAACCTGATGTATACCTGAACAGCCTTGATATTGTTAAGAAGATCCCTGCATGGAATAAATTCTTCTATAACAATCCTGCACTTTTTCACGTCCGTTATTTCTGGGAGAATGAAATAAAGTACAAAGTCACTAATCCTGAATTGAATGCAGATTGGATAAATAATATCGCGGTTAACCAGAGTGATGTAATTTCAGAAGAGTTTGAGGCAAACGATCTTCGATCTACCGGGTTGAAACTGCTTAGGAAGTACGCAAAAAGTAAAAAGAGAAGGAAAGTAAATTTAAGCGCTCTACTCGCCTGCCCTGAATGTCACAGTGATCTTGCTGAAGATGAAAATTATTTTACCTGCAGCAAATGCAGAGTAAGATATTCAAGAACACCGATACCTGATTTTAATGAAAGCGAAAAGTTCTGA
- a CDS encoding glycosyltransferase, with amino-acid sequence MQIKLVSWSLDDMYAKHNRTFYYDNGLKYYDLVVTAKSYNVAELKRLGAKNILFQYQAYDKDFHKPFENCKEKIWDVVFVGSFEKERFESIKFLSENGIKINVWGHGWNFLDKKYPNIIYMGGEIFKEDFAKAFTCSKISLNFLRKINRDLHTSRSIEIPACKGFMLAERTDEHKKLFTEDKEAAYFSENKELLEKVSYYLSHDDQRNKITEAGYKRCISSNYTYDDRAKEIIDNLFKN; translated from the coding sequence ATGCAAATCAAATTGGTTTCCTGGTCGCTGGATGATATGTATGCAAAACATAACAGAACTTTTTATTACGATAATGGACTTAAATATTACGATCTCGTGGTAACAGCCAAATCTTATAATGTGGCTGAACTAAAAAGGCTTGGTGCTAAAAATATCCTCTTCCAGTACCAGGCGTATGATAAGGATTTTCATAAGCCATTTGAAAATTGTAAAGAAAAAATCTGGGATGTTGTTTTTGTGGGTAGTTTTGAGAAAGAAAGATTTGAGAGTATAAAATTTTTAAGTGAGAATGGTATTAAAATTAATGTCTGGGGTCACGGGTGGAATTTTCTTGACAAGAAATATCCTAACATAATTTATATGGGCGGAGAGATATTCAAAGAAGATTTTGCAAAAGCTTTTACCTGCTCAAAAATCTCGTTAAACTTTTTGAGGAAAATAAACCGCGATCTGCATACAAGCAGAAGCATAGAAATACCAGCGTGTAAAGGGTTTATGCTTGCCGAACGTACTGATGAGCATAAAAAACTATTTACAGAAGATAAGGAAGCAGCCTATTTCTCAGAAAATAAAGAGCTGCTGGAAAAAGTTTCTTATTATCTTTCACATGATGATCAAAGAAATAAAATTACCGAAGCAGGATACAAGAGATGCATTAGTTCAAATTACACTTATGATGACAGAGCCAAAGAGATAATTGACAATTTATTTAAAAACTAA
- a CDS encoding glycosyltransferase, whose translation MSRFKILIDLRFFHPGASGGIENYAYYALDAIKELDLDIFLEIPYESLSFYQNRFPFLIKEKFIIDPFQKLISQIICLLTLGKKSGICIRRKVNKYENKFDFVFYPFHMLKPLHNNTKIIAVFHAFLPETYDEELRIAYSLVPASTALITSWNYPMQEFLKFFPERKSDWFLIPFISSHNLNGKSEQVNEVMNKKYFLYVSFFGERKNHKRLIEGYKLALEKNSDIPLLVLVGGGKKEYKYAIRQRIKELKLDERVLIYDYLPDSQVNFLYKNCYGVIAPTLWEAASGAVLEGVYSKKPVLCSNVPPLTDFAEYFKLQMQFFDPLNINDMADKIIEFCEKYEHYNSFSLSNADKLKHIGHKHYAEKFSEILNKYKN comes from the coding sequence ATGAGTAGATTTAAAATTTTAATTGACCTGAGATTTTTTCATCCGGGTGCATCAGGTGGAATTGAAAATTATGCTTACTATGCTTTAGACGCAATTAAGGAACTTGATTTAGATATTTTTTTGGAAATTCCTTATGAATCGCTCTCCTTCTATCAAAATCGTTTTCCATTTCTTATCAAAGAAAAATTTATTATTGATCCATTTCAAAAACTTATTTCTCAAATAATATGTTTGCTGACTCTTGGTAAGAAATCTGGGATATGCATAAGAAGGAAAGTGAATAAATATGAAAATAAATTTGATTTTGTGTTTTATCCATTCCATATGCTGAAGCCCTTACACAACAATACAAAGATTATTGCCGTTTTTCATGCCTTTCTACCCGAGACATATGATGAAGAGTTAAGAATTGCATATAGTTTAGTGCCTGCTTCTACTGCACTTATAACCTCCTGGAATTACCCGATGCAGGAATTCTTAAAATTCTTTCCCGAAAGAAAGAGCGATTGGTTTTTAATACCCTTTATCTCTTCACACAATCTTAATGGAAAATCAGAGCAGGTAAATGAGGTAATGAATAAAAAATACTTCCTGTATGTTTCATTTTTCGGTGAAAGAAAAAATCATAAACGTTTGATTGAAGGATATAAGCTAGCACTTGAAAAAAACAGCGATATTCCCCTGCTTGTTCTTGTCGGCGGCGGCAAAAAAGAATACAAGTATGCCATAAGACAAAGAATTAAAGAGCTGAAACTGGATGAGCGGGTTTTGATTTATGATTACCTGCCGGACTCACAGGTAAACTTTCTTTACAAAAACTGTTATGGAGTAATTGCACCTACTTTATGGGAAGCCGCCAGCGGAGCTGTTCTTGAAGGCGTTTATTCTAAAAAGCCTGTTCTCTGCTCGAATGTTCCACCGCTGACTGACTTTGCTGAATACTTTAAATTGCAGATGCAGTTTTTTGATCCTTTGAACATAAACGATATGGCTGATAAAATAATTGAATTCTGTGAAAAGTATGAACACTATAATTCATTCAGCCTTAGCAATGCCGACAAGCTGAAACATATCGGTCACAAACATTACGCTGAAAAGTTCAGCGAAATATTGAACAAATACAAGAACTAA
- a CDS encoding class I SAM-dependent methyltransferase, whose protein sequence is MKNFNKDLPEGFKEPTDLPDNPEQAVEWQKKNKSWWESHPMRYDWNNDIKYEEFSKDFYNDIDQRFFSNSKEFLPFKKIPFDALIDFENLKTKDVLEIGVGNGSHASLLAQYSKSFTGIDLTEYAIKSTSTRFKEFGLPGTIKRMDAEKLEFKNESFDFVWSWGVIHHSSNTRKILEGITRVLKPGGEAIIMVYYKSLWSYYFVNGFIHGILMGKLFSNQSLHSLNQNLTDGAIARYYTEKDWSQLVSDLFKIKSIKIFGIKAEMFPIPAGKFKNQVMNSVPSALTRYLTNNCKLGTFLVSKLVK, encoded by the coding sequence ATGAAAAACTTTAACAAAGATTTACCTGAAGGATTTAAAGAACCGACTGACTTACCGGATAATCCTGAACAAGCTGTTGAGTGGCAGAAAAAAAATAAATCCTGGTGGGAATCTCATCCGATGCGTTATGATTGGAATAATGATATCAAATATGAAGAATTCAGTAAAGATTTTTATAATGACATTGATCAAAGATTTTTTTCCAACTCGAAAGAATTCTTACCGTTTAAAAAAATTCCGTTTGACGCATTAATTGATTTTGAAAATTTAAAAACCAAGGATGTATTGGAAATTGGTGTAGGAAATGGTAGCCATGCTTCACTACTTGCACAATATTCAAAATCATTCACCGGAATTGATCTTACAGAATATGCGATAAAAAGTACTTCCACACGATTCAAAGAATTTGGTTTGCCGGGCACAATAAAAAGAATGGATGCGGAAAAATTAGAATTTAAAAATGAATCGTTTGACTTCGTTTGGTCATGGGGTGTAATCCATCATTCATCGAATACACGTAAAATTCTTGAAGGAATTACACGTGTGTTAAAACCGGGAGGCGAAGCTATAATAATGGTTTACTATAAAAGCTTATGGAGCTATTATTTTGTTAATGGTTTTATTCATGGGATTTTAATGGGTAAGCTTTTTAGTAATCAATCTTTACATAGTTTAAATCAAAATCTAACTGATGGAGCAATAGCAAGATATTACACTGAGAAAGACTGGAGTCAGCTCGTTAGTGATCTATTCAAAATTAAGTCAATTAAAATATTCGGAATAAAAGCAGAAATGTTTCCTATCCCTGCCGGGAAGTTTAAAAACCAAGTAATGAATTCAGTACCAAGTGCTTTAACAAGATATCTTACTAATAACTGTAAGCTTGGAACATTTTTAGTAAGTAAACTAGTAAAATGA
- a CDS encoding GNAT family N-acetyltransferase — protein MNGIKIINFRKLEPNDAQALSKLMNQDTKDYSQYFVAFEFDIATIESILAKAKNDVYYGVFWGEELTGFYMLRGFDEGYSIPSYGVYISSRFSDKGLAALTLSHAISTCKFLGCKKLRLKVHTANTYALKQYVKFGFVETGFDEKINNIIMHRDI, from the coding sequence ATGAACGGGATTAAGATCATCAATTTCCGGAAACTTGAACCTAATGATGCCCAAGCACTCAGTAAATTGATGAACCAGGATACCAAAGATTACAGTCAATATTTTGTGGCGTTTGAATTCGATATAGCTACTATCGAGAGTATTTTGGCAAAAGCGAAAAATGATGTTTATTACGGCGTGTTCTGGGGAGAGGAATTGACCGGCTTTTATATGCTGCGGGGTTTTGATGAAGGTTATTCAATCCCATCATACGGGGTTTATATCAGTTCCCGGTTTAGTGATAAGGGATTAGCAGCATTGACTCTTAGTCATGCTATAAGTACCTGTAAGTTCCTTGGGTGTAAAAAGCTTCGTTTGAAGGTTCATACCGCAAATACCTATGCATTAAAACAGTACGTGAAATTTGGCTTTGTCGAGACCGGCTTTGATGAAAAAATTAATAACATCATAATGCACAGGGACATTTGA
- a CDS encoding DegT/DnrJ/EryC1/StrS family aminotransferase, with translation MKFKYPVYQPFLNGNEKQYVLECLDSTWISSKGKFINEFEKKFADYLGIEFAASVSNGTVALHVALIALGIGPGDEVIVPTFTYIASVNSITYTGATPVFVESDTSTWQMDIADTRKKITSKTKAILAVHLYGHPCEIDELRKIADDNNLFLIEDTAEALGSKYEGKKVGTFGDVSTFSFFGNKTVTTGEGGMVVTNSKDLHEKCVHIKGQGLAKDAEYWHDIIGYNYRMTNICAAIGLAQLERVNDIIESKRDIAKWYKDYLKDLPVLFHDELDKRYFSTYWMISILVKDSATRQNLRKHLAEKGIETRPAFHPVHTMPMYVKPDYQFPVAENLGARGINLPSYPQLTKEDVKFISNTIRKFYERD, from the coding sequence ATGAAATTTAAATATCCTGTTTACCAACCTTTCCTAAATGGAAACGAAAAACAATATGTGTTGGAATGCCTGGATTCAACTTGGATATCTTCTAAAGGAAAATTCATAAATGAATTTGAAAAGAAATTCGCTGATTACCTTGGAATCGAATTTGCCGCCAGTGTGAGTAACGGAACAGTTGCGTTACATGTTGCATTGATTGCTTTGGGAATAGGTCCTGGTGACGAAGTTATCGTACCAACTTTTACTTACATCGCAAGTGTAAATAGCATTACTTATACAGGAGCAACACCCGTCTTTGTGGAATCAGACACTTCAACCTGGCAGATGGATATAGCTGATACCCGGAAAAAAATCACTTCTAAAACGAAAGCTATTCTTGCTGTTCATCTATATGGTCATCCCTGTGAAATTGATGAGTTGAGAAAAATTGCAGATGATAATAATCTTTTTCTCATTGAAGATACAGCCGAGGCATTAGGTTCTAAGTATGAAGGAAAAAAAGTTGGTACATTCGGAGATGTTTCTACCTTTAGTTTCTTTGGTAATAAAACCGTTACAACAGGCGAAGGCGGAATGGTCGTTACAAATAGCAAAGATCTACACGAAAAGTGCGTGCATATAAAAGGACAGGGACTGGCAAAGGATGCAGAGTACTGGCATGATATTATCGGGTATAACTATAGAATGACAAATATTTGTGCAGCAATTGGACTAGCACAGCTTGAACGAGTTAATGATATTATAGAATCTAAAAGAGATATTGCGAAGTGGTACAAAGATTATTTAAAAGATTTACCAGTTTTATTTCATGATGAATTAGATAAAAGGTATTTCAGCACCTACTGGATGATAAGCATACTTGTTAAAGATTCAGCTACACGGCAAAACTTAAGAAAGCATCTAGCTGAAAAAGGAATAGAAACTCGACCTGCATTTCACCCTGTGCATACTATGCCTATGTACGTAAAACCAGACTATCAATTTCCTGTAGCAGAGAACCTTGGTGCAAGAGGAATCAATTTACCAAGCTACCCGCAATTGACAAAAGAAGATGTAAAATTCATTTCTAATACGATAAGAAAATTTTATGAACGGGATTAA